GGCATTGCCTCAACCGGCCTCGCCTGCAGCCGGCGCAACGCGTCAATTACGGTGCTCGCTACTGTTCTCTGTATATATAACGCATGAAAGACCGAATTCTGGTCACGTTCGAGAGCTTTCCACAGACGAATGCGTACTTCTTGCTCGATATCGTCTGGATCGATGCATATCGTGCCAATCCGTGGGTCTCCGATCAGGGCACGCAACTTGGCGCCGTAATCGCGCAGGACACGCTGTAGCGTCGCGTGGCGGGGATCGTTCTCGCGGATGCTCACGCGCCCGCCTCGCGCGGTTTTGGCAGCTAGAATCTGCATCCGCATGGAATCGCTTCTCGCCTTGGGCAGAGCAATGCCTATGGACTATTCGCACTGTCGAGACATTGCGGCCTCGCCCGCCACCACCACGCCTCACCGGCTATGTAACGTTGCAGTTGATCGATATGCTGCTGTTGCTCGTCGATCACGGATTTCACCAGGTCGCCAATCGAAAGAACGCCGATCACGCGTTCGCCATCGACCACCGGCAGATGGCGCACACGATGCTCGGTGACCGTCTGCATGCACTCGGGTACTGTGGCCTGCGGAT
The sequence above is drawn from the Pseudolysobacter antarcticus genome and encodes:
- a CDS encoding RNA polymerase sigma factor; the encoded protein is MRMQILAAKTARGGRVSIRENDPRHATLQRVLRDYGAKLRALIGDPRIGTICIDPDDIEQEVRIRLWKALERDQNSVFHALYIQRTVASTVIDALRRLQARPVEAMPEDEESSALQDTSARPDDMVGGSQYMALIASCLAELPGQRGQVVALHLQGFRAEEISGLVNVSVDAVRKLLSRGLEQLKLRLTELGCGDFDE